In Massilia antarctica, the following are encoded in one genomic region:
- a CDS encoding TetR/AcrR family transcriptional regulator, giving the protein MQCPLEMKPRWERRKDARPQELLAAALDLFVERGFASTRLEDVAKRAGVSKGTLYLYFTNKEELFKAVVRDTIVPALGAAEDMIASFEGHSADLLRAVMMAWWENAGATKSSGMIKLVMAEANNFPDIAVFYREEVIQRGSTMIGGMLERAVACGDFRPLDVFLTTQILIAPMLMLMLWKHSIGPCDMAELDPVAFIDSFLTMTLTGLLPRAPELSAAAP; this is encoded by the coding sequence ATGCAATGTCCCCTTGAGATGAAGCCGCGCTGGGAGCGCCGTAAAGACGCGCGACCCCAGGAATTGCTCGCCGCCGCCCTCGACCTGTTCGTCGAGCGCGGTTTCGCGTCCACGCGGCTGGAAGACGTGGCCAAGCGCGCAGGCGTGTCCAAGGGCACCCTGTACCTGTATTTCACCAACAAGGAAGAACTGTTCAAGGCCGTCGTGCGCGACACCATCGTGCCGGCCCTGGGCGCGGCCGAGGACATGATCGCCAGTTTCGAGGGCCACAGCGCCGACCTGCTGCGCGCCGTCATGATGGCCTGGTGGGAAAACGCCGGCGCCACCAAATCCTCGGGCATGATCAAGCTGGTCATGGCCGAAGCGAACAACTTCCCCGATATTGCCGTCTTCTACCGCGAAGAAGTCATCCAGCGTGGCAGCACAATGATCGGCGGCATGTTGGAGCGCGCCGTCGCATGCGGCGACTTCCGCCCGCTCGACGTCTTCCTGACTACCCAGATCCTGATCGCCCCCATGCTCATGCTGATGCTGTGGAAACACTCGATCGGCCCCTGCGACATGGCCGAGCTCGACCCGGTGGCCTTCATCGATTCCTTCCTCACCATGACCCTCACCGGCTTGCTGCCGCGTGCGCCGGAGCTATCCGCGGCCGCCCCATGA
- a CDS encoding ATP-dependent nuclease — translation MLPDVSTDFDKIGIRLQYCIHDGQLLRDEYATMVPATEGKRQKSLSQFLKQVPKLSRYFSVRYYALSIEGSEIKETEIESKEGKRTLNSLIRVDFIDAQRGIHDQDSGRVNRLSAAFSAYYSSNLEKPAENEAANRVIDENNSRLTAHYDTHFKPLLAVISGLGVPSAHDRVLRLVSSMSAQDALQGSTELFYVDEVLKHELPEAYNGLGFKNLIYIAIQLNHYHAQWLSTESGRELCQLIFIEEPEVHLHAQVQQVFIANISRILRETAKALGMGGVTPQLAISTHSSHIVDAVEFDKIRYFCRVPMKSHIGNVSATPSATKILNLHDFRPSPEPLRALTAAEEKLVKEAKEVLLAELRKQQQQATIDFLKKYLKLTHCDLFFADATILVEGTVEKLLLPQMIEKNATLLSNRYVTILEVGGAYAHKLASLLSFIGTPFLVITDIDTVDAADARRACRADKAGARTSNAALKSLLAKSTRDELVALKSEEQLVQSGQCFVTFQKPVKVGVDEMHGRTLEETFIYENLAIFKGDEQISIGLGLTATMTRDEIIEKVYGEVRDQSFKKTEFALAIASSQVVWTTPIYIVEGLKWLENRLSPIANTEVL, via the coding sequence TTGCTACCCGATGTTTCGACTGACTTTGATAAGATCGGCATCCGACTTCAGTATTGCATTCATGACGGTCAGTTACTGCGAGATGAATACGCGACGATGGTTCCGGCTACTGAAGGAAAACGTCAAAAGAGCCTGTCGCAGTTTTTGAAGCAGGTGCCCAAACTTTCTCGATATTTTTCAGTTCGTTACTATGCGCTGTCAATTGAAGGGAGTGAAATAAAAGAAACGGAGATTGAATCCAAAGAGGGTAAGCGGACGCTCAACTCACTGATACGGGTTGACTTCATTGATGCCCAGAGGGGTATTCATGATCAGGATAGCGGCCGGGTCAACCGTCTGTCTGCGGCATTTTCAGCTTACTACAGTAGTAATTTGGAGAAGCCGGCAGAGAACGAAGCGGCAAACAGAGTCATCGACGAAAACAATTCCCGACTCACCGCGCACTACGACACGCACTTTAAGCCTTTACTTGCCGTAATTTCTGGTCTCGGAGTTCCATCCGCGCATGATAGGGTATTGCGCCTAGTTTCATCGATGAGCGCACAAGATGCACTTCAGGGAAGTACGGAATTATTCTATGTTGACGAGGTATTGAAGCACGAGCTCCCTGAAGCTTACAACGGACTGGGCTTTAAGAACCTCATCTATATTGCGATACAGTTAAACCACTACCACGCTCAGTGGCTATCTACGGAGAGTGGGCGAGAGCTGTGCCAACTCATTTTTATCGAAGAGCCAGAAGTTCACCTTCATGCGCAGGTTCAGCAAGTGTTCATCGCAAACATATCGAGAATTTTGCGCGAAACAGCCAAGGCACTGGGTATGGGAGGAGTTACGCCTCAGCTGGCAATCTCGACGCACTCTTCTCATATTGTTGATGCAGTCGAATTTGACAAAATTCGGTACTTCTGCCGCGTGCCCATGAAGTCTCATATCGGAAATGTTTCGGCGACCCCAAGTGCAACTAAGATTCTTAACCTTCATGACTTCAGGCCCTCTCCGGAGCCGCTTCGCGCGCTCACTGCCGCAGAAGAAAAATTAGTAAAGGAAGCGAAGGAGGTACTACTTGCTGAGCTGAGGAAACAGCAGCAGCAAGCGACTATCGACTTTCTGAAGAAGTACCTAAAATTAACTCACTGCGATCTGTTCTTTGCCGATGCGACCATTCTTGTCGAGGGCACAGTCGAAAAATTGTTGCTTCCTCAGATGATCGAAAAAAACGCAACGCTACTCTCGAATCGATATGTAACGATTCTAGAGGTTGGCGGAGCATACGCCCACAAGCTCGCTAGTTTGCTCAGCTTCATTGGGACTCCATTTCTCGTTATCACCGACATCGATACTGTTGATGCTGCTGATGCGAGGCGAGCATGCCGGGCCGACAAGGCTGGAGCACGAACGTCAAATGCAGCATTAAAGTCGCTGTTGGCAAAGAGCACTCGGGACGAACTCGTAGCGCTTAAGTCGGAGGAGCAACTAGTCCAATCTGGACAGTGTTTTGTTACATTTCAAAAGCCAGTCAAAGTCGGTGTGGATGAGATGCATGGTCGGACCCTGGAAGAGACGTTCATTTATGAAAATTTGGCGATTTTCAAAGGCGACGAACAGATTTCCATCGGCTTGGGTTTGACAGCTACTATGACTCGTGATGAGATCATAGAGAAAGTTTATGGCGAGGTCCGCGACCAGAGTTTTAAAAAAACTGAATTCGCGCTGGCGATAGCATCCTCTCAAGTTGTATGGACTACCCCAATCTATATTGTAGAAGGGCTAAAGTGGCTTGAGAATAGACTATCGCCAATCGCAAACACCGAAGTTCTGTAG
- a CDS encoding S8 family peptidase: protein MHPLPRFYIACTASAIAVAASLASAAQVAPGAEIASAVPAARALSIDELRAMEGSQRFDSTRLIVKFRSDATEADKEQAMRAITPTSHQRLRGGRQDRGLAKVTDLSLASESPQTRAHARAMDRYELVHLNRLWSVPSAIAQLRRNPLVEDVQPDWMLQLQDVAPSNDAAFTNLWGVQSAATSPANPFGTGAAELWQQGYACKTTQPVYVAVLDTGVRSTHEDLKDNIFTNPAEKAGDGIDNDGNGFIDDFRGWNFYSHTNNTEDDHSHGTHVAGTIAARHNNGLGVAGICGDGGVKILPVKVCSSGGSCPTSAVLEALSYVVDLKTRRGINVVAVNLSLGGMSDTANNSGIEYFQAARDANIMVAAAAGNNGSNTDVKFMWPANMDVENIIAVGNLKQDGTLSSTSNFGVTSVDIAAPGTGIYSTVISSDSAYQWKNGTSMASPHVAGAIGLYRVLHPTATVQETRNALLSSAAVEPSLNGKVAGSRRLDVSHWAWGKATSFQAQCGISLTTRAGLWIRTTAYSDSTLRTPLAQMGTALTFYNAQGGLMGSYSRKTDANGQVLWSYSLSQFPVGTQFSVNVRTDDGGSRTYTSAELACYAGH, encoded by the coding sequence ATGCACCCGCTTCCCCGTTTTTACATTGCCTGTACCGCATCCGCGATCGCGGTGGCCGCCAGCCTGGCGTCGGCCGCGCAGGTCGCCCCTGGTGCCGAGATCGCATCCGCCGTGCCGGCCGCTCGCGCCTTGTCGATTGACGAGCTGCGCGCCATGGAAGGAAGCCAGCGCTTCGACAGTACGCGCCTCATCGTCAAGTTCCGCAGTGACGCGACGGAAGCCGACAAGGAGCAGGCAATGCGCGCCATTACGCCGACCAGCCATCAGCGCTTGCGCGGCGGGCGGCAGGATCGCGGCCTGGCCAAGGTCACGGATCTGAGCCTGGCCAGCGAGAGTCCCCAGACGCGCGCCCACGCGCGTGCCATGGATCGCTACGAGCTGGTTCATCTGAACCGTTTGTGGAGCGTGCCATCGGCGATTGCCCAGCTGCGCCGCAACCCGCTGGTGGAAGATGTCCAGCCGGACTGGATGCTGCAGTTGCAAGACGTTGCGCCGTCCAACGATGCGGCATTTACCAACCTGTGGGGCGTGCAAAGCGCCGCCACCAGCCCCGCCAATCCGTTCGGCACCGGCGCGGCCGAACTCTGGCAGCAGGGCTATGCATGCAAGACCACCCAGCCCGTGTACGTGGCGGTGCTCGATACCGGTGTGCGCAGCACACACGAAGACTTGAAGGACAACATTTTTACCAACCCTGCCGAAAAAGCCGGCGATGGGATCGATAACGATGGCAATGGATTCATCGACGACTTCCGGGGCTGGAATTTCTATAGCCATACCAATAATACGGAGGATGATCACTCGCACGGCACCCACGTGGCTGGAACGATCGCTGCGCGCCACAACAACGGCCTGGGTGTGGCCGGCATTTGCGGCGATGGCGGGGTCAAGATCCTTCCCGTCAAAGTATGCAGCAGCGGCGGCAGCTGTCCCACGAGCGCGGTGCTGGAAGCGCTCAGCTATGTGGTGGACCTGAAAACCAGGCGCGGCATTAATGTGGTGGCGGTGAACCTGTCGCTGGGAGGCATGTCCGATACCGCCAACAACAGCGGTATCGAATACTTCCAGGCTGCGCGCGACGCCAATATCATGGTGGCCGCGGCGGCCGGCAATAACGGGTCCAACACGGACGTCAAATTCATGTGGCCGGCGAACATGGATGTGGAGAACATCATCGCGGTGGGCAATCTGAAGCAGGACGGGACCTTGTCGTCGACCTCCAATTTCGGCGTCACCTCGGTGGACATCGCTGCGCCGGGAACGGGCATCTATTCCACTGTGATCAGTTCGGACAGCGCTTACCAGTGGAAGAACGGGACCTCGATGGCATCGCCGCACGTCGCCGGCGCGATCGGGCTGTACCGCGTGCTGCATCCGACGGCCACGGTACAGGAAACGCGCAATGCCTTGTTGTCGAGCGCGGCGGTGGAACCCTCGCTGAACGGCAAGGTAGCCGGCTCGCGCAGGCTGGACGTATCGCACTGGGCGTGGGGCAAAGCCACCAGCTTCCAGGCGCAATGCGGTATCAGTCTGACGACCAGGGCGGGTTTGTGGATCCGCACGACGGCCTATAGCGATAGCACCTTGCGTACGCCGCTTGCACAAATGGGCACCGCCTTGACTTTTTATAATGCCCAAGGCGGGTTGATGGGCAGCTATAGCCGCAAGACCGACGCCAACGGCCAGGTGCTGTGGTCGTATAGCCTTAGTCAGTTCCCGGTGGGGACGCAGTTCTCGGTCAATGTGCGCACCGACGATGGCGGCAGCCGCACCTACACCAGCGCTGAGCTTGCTTGTTATGCTGGCCACTAA
- a CDS encoding amidohydrolase family protein, with product MIYDGHFHLRRKRLAFTETASTWRGCVVSRSNEENPACLAFARQFGHRCALFSGRGKQQAHWLLDLIEHRQAVAYKHLELSTADDTGHLMDLCRVSAAAGVPMVLHLSRHDTGRFDERDAERHLAAIVERFSDLKLLVSHLGGENFRTVLHWARRHKNIFIDTSCLSETAARANIGSATDLLTLIKDTVDVEQLVYGSDACWSASEQRASDDLGRVERIFSGAEMEKIKCANGVKLLNDFL from the coding sequence ATGATTTACGACGGACATTTCCACCTTCGCCGCAAACGCTTAGCGTTCACTGAAACGGCATCGACCTGGCGCGGTTGCGTGGTCAGCCGCAGCAATGAGGAAAACCCGGCCTGCCTCGCCTTCGCGCGCCAATTTGGCCACCGCTGCGCCCTATTTTCCGGACGCGGCAAGCAACAGGCCCACTGGCTGCTGGATCTGATCGAACACAGGCAGGCCGTCGCTTACAAGCACCTTGAATTGAGCACGGCGGATGACACTGGACACTTGATGGATCTATGCCGAGTCAGCGCGGCGGCCGGGGTGCCCATGGTGCTGCATCTGAGCCGACATGATACTGGGCGTTTCGATGAGCGCGACGCTGAGCGCCACCTCGCCGCGATTGTGGAGCGATTTTCTGATCTGAAGTTACTGGTATCACATCTGGGCGGCGAAAATTTCCGGACTGTCCTCCACTGGGCGCGCCGTCACAAAAACATTTTTATCGATACATCATGCCTGTCCGAGACCGCCGCACGTGCAAATATCGGTAGCGCGACGGACCTGCTCACGCTGATTAAGGACACGGTCGACGTGGAGCAGCTCGTGTACGGCAGCGATGCATGCTGGAGCGCCAGCGAACAGCGTGCCAGTGACGACTTGGGTAGAGTAGAGAGAATATTCTCCGGTGCCGAGATGGAGAAGATTAAATGCGCAAACGGCGTGAAACTGTTGAACGATTTTCTGTAA
- a CDS encoding UvrD-helicase domain-containing protein: MKTLKATKADHQIQACINEQQSFYVIAGAGSGKTTSLISALDNIRNQHGKHLRREAQRIVCVTYTKRAVAVISSRLGWDDLYIISTLHGFLWSEIKRFTPSIRKALQEKIIPGRIAKQRADDDGGKSKKALTARTKAEQLAQDLLGLASVPSFTYNDSNFSNYLQGEIGHEDVIDVAAYMIAASPQLRKIMGQKYPYIFVDEAQDTQENVVEALNMLCQNPGLPIIGYFGDPMQQIYDKRAGDFKGPADSMRIPKEENFRCSVNVINLLNAFRKDIQQFPAGKNADIEGSVILRLIQTDKPGAPRGRYTPEQIESASYKLDDAMAQWGWKGKEKIKHLYLVRQMIARRLGFSDLHNLFTGDYASTRAQDDYENGEHYLLKPFIVCLYPLVKASRAKDGRGMIDILRQNSPAFDPKGKNASRPLIEMRKRVDTIISDLNEMWDAKTVEDILRYFRKNDLYPASKRLVESLDRNRREEPFDVEKHALEKGDWLADALFDMGLEEIATYCEFIDDNTEFSTQHGVKGEEYESVLVVIDDVGSAWNNYSFAKTLTPKSAGGEPTDRQRRLSNNLAYVCFSRAEKDLRIVMYSQNAAAAKLELLEKKLFTAAQIEVA, encoded by the coding sequence ATGAAGACACTCAAAGCTACAAAGGCTGATCACCAAATTCAAGCGTGCATCAACGAGCAGCAGAGCTTCTACGTGATTGCTGGCGCAGGCTCGGGAAAGACAACCTCGCTCATCTCCGCGCTGGACAACATTAGAAATCAACACGGAAAACACCTTAGGCGCGAAGCTCAACGAATCGTGTGCGTCACATATACCAAGCGCGCTGTTGCAGTAATTTCGTCGCGGCTCGGCTGGGATGATCTCTACATCATAAGCACATTGCACGGCTTTCTTTGGAGTGAGATAAAGCGTTTCACACCAAGCATTCGCAAGGCACTTCAAGAAAAAATAATACCGGGCCGGATTGCAAAACAGAGGGCGGATGACGATGGGGGAAAGAGCAAGAAAGCTTTAACTGCGCGAACAAAAGCCGAACAACTTGCGCAGGACTTGCTAGGATTAGCTAGCGTCCCGTCATTCACCTATAACGATTCCAATTTCAGCAATTATCTTCAGGGGGAAATTGGCCACGAAGATGTAATTGATGTCGCCGCATATATGATTGCAGCAAGTCCTCAACTGCGAAAAATAATGGGACAAAAATATCCCTATATTTTTGTTGATGAGGCACAGGATACGCAGGAGAACGTAGTTGAAGCTTTAAATATGCTTTGTCAAAATCCTGGTCTTCCAATTATTGGATACTTTGGCGATCCGATGCAACAGATTTATGACAAGAGGGCCGGAGACTTTAAGGGTCCAGCGGATTCCATGCGAATCCCAAAGGAAGAGAATTTCAGGTGTTCTGTTAACGTTATTAACCTTCTCAATGCATTTCGTAAAGATATCCAGCAATTCCCTGCTGGCAAAAACGCAGACATAGAAGGAAGCGTCATCCTTAGGCTTATCCAGACTGATAAGCCGGGAGCTCCTAGAGGACGTTACACGCCCGAGCAGATAGAAAGCGCTTCCTATAAACTTGACGATGCAATGGCGCAATGGGGGTGGAAGGGCAAGGAGAAAATAAAGCACCTGTACCTTGTCAGGCAGATGATCGCAAGGCGGCTCGGTTTCTCTGATCTGCATAACTTATTTACTGGTGACTACGCTTCGACACGCGCACAGGATGATTATGAGAATGGCGAGCACTATCTTCTCAAACCATTTATTGTTTGCCTATATCCGCTTGTAAAGGCTTCGCGTGCTAAGGATGGCAGAGGAATGATAGACATTCTTCGTCAAAATAGTCCGGCATTTGACCCTAAAGGAAAAAATGCAAGCCGCCCGCTCATAGAAATGCGAAAACGCGTTGACACAATCATAAGCGACTTGAATGAAATGTGGGATGCGAAAACCGTTGAAGATATTCTCAGATACTTTCGAAAAAACGACCTCTATCCAGCTTCAAAGCGCCTGGTGGAAAGCCTTGATCGCAATCGTCGCGAAGAACCTTTCGATGTAGAAAAGCACGCGTTGGAAAAGGGCGACTGGCTTGCGGATGCATTATTTGACATGGGTTTGGAAGAAATTGCCACTTACTGCGAATTCATTGACGACAATACGGAATTCAGCACGCAACATGGTGTCAAGGGTGAAGAATATGAAAGCGTCCTTGTAGTGATCGATGATGTGGGGTCCGCATGGAATAACTACAGCTTCGCAAAAACACTTACACCGAAATCTGCTGGAGGCGAACCTACCGACCGTCAGCGCCGTCTGAGTAATAACCTCGCATACGTTTGCTTTTCGAGAGCAGAAAAAGATCTACGTATCGTGATGTATTCTCAGAACGCTGCCGCTGCAAAACTAGAGCTTCTGGAGAAAAAGCTATTCACAGCAGCTCAAATTGAGGTGGCATAG
- a CDS encoding AAA family ATPase, translating to MKVSQILFRNFRRLEDVQFSLEDDHTVFVGPNNSGKTSAVAAFRLFFDRGGEFTVNDFTVACISELDRYGQDSGMNAISLPTIEMDIWLSIDPETEFG from the coding sequence ATGAAGGTGTCGCAAATATTATTTCGCAATTTTCGGCGTTTAGAAGATGTTCAGTTCAGCCTTGAGGACGATCACACAGTTTTCGTCGGTCCCAATAACAGCGGAAAAACATCTGCCGTTGCTGCCTTTCGTCTATTTTTTGATCGCGGTGGCGAATTTACCGTAAATGATTTCACCGTTGCATGTATAAGTGAGTTGGATCGATACGGCCAAGACTCAGGCATGAACGCGATTAGTCTACCGACAATTGAAATGGATATCTGGTTATCGATTGATCCCGAGACTGAATTCGGCTGA
- a CDS encoding rhodanese-like domain-containing protein produces MHHVTAPELAAWLADPARPRPLLLDVRENWEFETCKIEGSTQIAMNTIPARIEELDEEAEIVCICHHGARSMQVAAFLERNGFRNITNLTGGIHAWAVQVDGSMPKY; encoded by the coding sequence ATGCATCACGTCACCGCCCCCGAGTTGGCCGCCTGGCTGGCCGATCCTGCGCGTCCCCGCCCGCTGTTGCTGGACGTGCGAGAAAACTGGGAGTTTGAAACCTGCAAGATCGAGGGATCGACCCAGATTGCCATGAACACGATTCCGGCGCGCATCGAGGAACTCGACGAGGAGGCCGAGATCGTCTGCATCTGCCACCACGGCGCGCGCAGCATGCAGGTCGCGGCCTTTTTGGAGCGCAACGGTTTTCGCAATATCACCAATCTGACCGGCGGCATCCATGCCTGGGCGGTGCAGGTCGACGGCAGCATGCCGAAGTATTGA
- a CDS encoding TolC family outer membrane protein — MQKPLMAVLIASAFFSLNAQAADLIQVYQQALANDAAFASARAALAAGMERVPQGRSLLLPTVGLNGSIVKNDSDSTPWNVGQTVTLPNGSRVPVTTGGANERTTTHTLSLTQPLFRWANWQSYEQSKLQQAQAEAQFAQAQQDLITRVAQAYFDVLAAQDTLELSRAQKTATTEQLASAKRNFEVGTQTITDTHEAQAAYDLVVAQEFAAINDLENKRSALQAIIGTAPSGLATLKQGVLLASPEPAVIDPWVSSAESQNYGVVGAQLSYELSKREIQKSRAGHYPTLDLTANISRQNMTGQTQQSGRTENKGIGIAYNVPIFNGFAVTSRVRETIALEDKARNDLEATRRNAANVARQAFLGVNSGLAQVKALQAAEVSSNSALESNKLGYQVGVRINIDVLNAQRQLYSTRRDLSRARYDTILNGLRLKSAAGSLREADLVPVNDLLVK; from the coding sequence ATGCAGAAACCCCTCATGGCCGTGCTGATTGCCAGCGCATTTTTTTCCTTGAATGCACAGGCGGCGGACCTGATCCAGGTCTACCAGCAAGCGCTGGCCAATGACGCCGCGTTCGCCAGCGCGCGCGCGGCCCTGGCCGCCGGCATGGAGCGGGTTCCGCAAGGCCGCTCGCTGCTTCTGCCCACCGTGGGCCTGAACGGCAGCATCGTCAAGAACGATAGCGATTCGACGCCGTGGAATGTCGGCCAGACCGTGACCCTGCCCAATGGCTCCAGGGTGCCGGTCACCACCGGCGGCGCCAATGAGCGCACCACCACCCACACCCTGTCGCTGACCCAGCCGCTGTTTCGCTGGGCTAACTGGCAAAGCTACGAACAGAGCAAGCTGCAGCAAGCCCAGGCCGAGGCCCAATTCGCCCAGGCCCAGCAAGACCTGATCACGCGCGTGGCGCAAGCCTACTTCGATGTGCTGGCCGCGCAGGACACCCTGGAACTGAGCCGCGCCCAGAAAACCGCCACCACCGAGCAGCTCGCCTCGGCCAAGCGCAACTTCGAAGTCGGTACCCAGACCATCACCGATACCCACGAAGCTCAGGCCGCCTACGACCTGGTGGTGGCGCAGGAGTTTGCCGCCATCAACGACCTGGAGAACAAGCGCAGCGCGCTGCAAGCGATCATCGGCACCGCGCCGTCCGGCCTGGCCACCCTGAAACAGGGCGTGCTGCTGGCGTCGCCCGAGCCGGCCGTGATCGATCCGTGGGTGTCGTCGGCCGAAAGCCAGAACTACGGCGTCGTCGGCGCCCAGCTGAGCTACGAACTGTCCAAGCGCGAAATCCAGAAAAGCCGCGCCGGCCATTACCCGACCCTGGACCTGACCGCCAACATCAGCCGCCAGAACATGACTGGCCAGACCCAGCAGTCGGGCAGGACCGAGAACAAGGGTATCGGCATTGCGTACAACGTGCCGATCTTTAACGGCTTTGCCGTCACCAGCCGCGTGCGCGAAACCATCGCGCTCGAAGACAAGGCCCGCAACGACCTCGAAGCGACCCGCCGCAACGCCGCCAACGTGGCGCGCCAAGCCTTTTTGGGCGTGAACAGCGGGCTGGCGCAGGTCAAGGCGCTGCAGGCGGCGGAAGTGTCGAGCAACTCGGCGCTGGAATCGAACAAGCTCGGCTACCAGGTGGGCGTGCGCATCAATATCGACGTGCTCAATGCGCAGCGCCAGCTGTATTCGACCCGGCGCGACCTGTCGCGCGCGCGTTACGACACCATCCTGAACGGCTTGCGCCTGAAATCGGCGGCCGGTTCGCTGCGCGAAGCGGACTTGGTGCCGGTCAACGATTTGCTGGTCAAGTAA
- a CDS encoding protein-L-isoaspartate O-methyltransferase family protein translates to MNIEQARFNMIEQQIRPWNVLDQDVLDLLVVVKREDFVPAAYKTLAFVDTEIPLPGAEAMFTPKIEARILQEVAVKKHENVLEIGAGSGYMAALLAHKARHVTTVEINPELKELAAANLAKAGITNATVELGNGAEGWDKGAPFDVIVISGGLEALPEAFMKQVKVGGRIAAIVGQAPVMSAHLITRVSETAYDTVKVFETNVKLLSTSVKTSHFTF, encoded by the coding sequence ATGAATATCGAACAAGCCCGTTTTAACATGATTGAACAGCAGATCCGTCCCTGGAACGTGCTGGACCAGGACGTGCTCGATCTGCTGGTGGTCGTCAAGCGCGAGGATTTCGTGCCCGCCGCCTACAAAACGCTGGCCTTTGTCGATACCGAAATCCCGCTGCCAGGCGCCGAAGCGATGTTCACGCCGAAGATCGAAGCGCGCATCTTGCAAGAGGTAGCCGTCAAGAAGCACGAAAATGTGCTGGAAATCGGCGCCGGATCGGGCTACATGGCGGCCCTGCTGGCGCACAAGGCGCGCCACGTCACCACCGTCGAGATCAATCCGGAATTGAAGGAACTGGCCGCGGCCAACCTGGCCAAGGCTGGCATCACCAACGCCACGGTTGAACTGGGCAATGGCGCCGAAGGCTGGGACAAGGGCGCGCCGTTCGACGTCATCGTCATCTCGGGCGGGCTGGAAGCCTTGCCGGAAGCGTTCATGAAGCAGGTCAAGGTCGGCGGGCGCATCGCCGCCATCGTCGGCCAGGCGCCGGTCATGTCGGCGCACCTGATAACGCGCGTGTCCGAGACCGCGTACGACACGGTCAAGGTCTTCGAAACCAACGTCAAGCTGCTGTCGACGTCGGTCAAGACCTCGCATTTCACCTTTTAA